A region of the Pseudomonas sp. J452 genome:
AGCAGGGCCGCGGCGAGACCATGGAAGCCGATGGCGTGCGTGGACTGGTGGCAATCTGATAAAACAGCGGCCATGAACGCAGCCCTCCCCCCGCCCTGTTTACTCCCAGCTGGCATGCCGAGCTGGAGCTCGGCTATGCGCGCCAGGGTGACGCCACGCGGCCCGTGCAGCGCCGCCACCTCGGCCCGCTGCGGGTGCAGAAGCACCTGTACGCCGAAGGCCCCGAGGTGTGCCAGCACATCATCGTCCACCCGCCGGGCGGGATTGCCGGTGGCGATCGCCTGCACATCAGCGCCAGCCTCGGCGAGCACGCCTGGGCCCAGCTGACCAGCCCCGGCGCCGCCAAGTGGTACCGCGCCAGCGGGCCGGCCTATCAGCAGCTGGAACTGCAGGTAGCCGCCGGCGCCACCCTGGAATGGCTACCGCAGGAAACCATCGTCTACGCCGGCGCCCAGGCCGAACTGAGCACCCGCATCGACCTCGAGGGCGACGCCCGTTTGTGCTACTGGGATATGGTCGCCCTCGGCCGCCCGGCGGCCGGCGAACGCTTCGACGCCGGTCATTTCCAGGCCCAGCTGGATATCCGTCGCGACGGCCAGCTGCTCTGGCACGAACGCCAGCGCATCAGCGGCAACGACGGCCTGCTCGACTCACCGATCGGTCTGGCCGGCCAACCGGTATTCGCCACCCTGCTGATCAGCGGCGAACTCTCCGCCGAACTGCTGGAACGCTGCCGCACCCTCCCCAGCCCGGTGCGCGGCGACCTCAGCCAGCTGCCGGGCCTGCTGGTCGCCCGCTGCCTGGCCGGCGAGGCGCTGCATGCGCGCGCCTGGCTGATCGAACTCTGGCGCCTGCTGCGCCCTGAACTACTGGGGCGCGCCGCCGTGCCCCCACGAATCTGGAGTACCTGATGGACCTTTCGCCCCGCGAGAAAGACAAGCTGCTGATCTTCACCGCCGGCCTGGTCGCCGAGCGGCGCCTGGCCCGCGGCGTGAAACTCAACTACCCGGAAGCCATGGCCTACATCAGCGCCGCCCTGCTCGAAGGCGCCCGCGACGGCCAGACCGTGGCCGAGCTGATGCACTTCGGTACCACCCTGCTGACTCGTGAGCAGGTGATGGAAGGCATCCCGGAAATGATCCCGGAAATCCAGGTCGAGGCCACCTTTCCGGATGGCACCAAGCTAGTCACCGTCCACCAGCCGATCCCATGAGCATCTCGATTCGCGACGCCCGCGACAGCGACCTGGAAGCCATCCGCGACATCTTCAACGATGCGGTGCTCAACACCACGGCAATCTGGATGGATGCCACCGTCGACCTGGCCAACCGCCAAGCCTGGCTCGCCGCGCGCCGCCAGCAGGGTTACCCGGTGCTGGTGGCGGTGGATGCCGAGGACCACGTGCTCGGCTATGCCGTCTATGGCGACTGGCGGCCCTTCGATGGCTTCTGCAACACCGTGGAGAACTCGCTGTACGTGCAGGCCGAGCAGCGTGGCCGCGGCCTCGGCGTGCTGCTGCTCGGCGCCCTGATCGAACGCTCCAAAGAAGGCGGCAAGCATGTGATGGTCGCCGCCATCGAGAGCGGCAACAGCGCCTCCATCGGCCTGCACCAGCGCTTTGGTTTCACCATCACCGGGCAGATGCCCCAGGTCGGCCGCAAGTTCGGCCGCTGGCTGGATCTGACCTTCATGCAACTGATTCTGACCCCGGAGCGGAGCGCGCCATGATGCCCATAATCCAGCGCCTCGGCGCCCACGACTTTGCGTCCCATCGCGCCGGCCTGATCGAGCTGCTGCTGGATGCCGTCACCCATGGCGCCTCGGTGGGCTTTCTCGCCGACCTCGACCAGGCCGAGGCCAGCGCCTACTTCGACCAGGTACTGGCCGGTCTGGGCGATGGCTCGCTGCTGCTCTGGGTCGCCGTGGAAGACGGCCGCGTGCTGGGCAGCGTGCAGCTGGGCCTGTGCCAGAAGCGCAACGGACTCAACCGCGCCGAAGTGCAGAAGTTACTGGTACACAGCGGTGCCCGCCGTCGCGGCATCGCCCGCCAACTGATGCAGCGCCTGCAAGGCGAAGCCGTCGAACTCAAGCGCGGCCTGCTCTATTTGGATACCGAGGCCGGCAGCGACGCCGAACCCTTCTACCAGGCCCTGGGCTACACCAGCATCGGCGGCCTGCCCGACTACGCCTGCGGCCCGGACGGCACCTACCGGACCAACGCCATCTACTACAAGACCCTGTCGAGGCCCCAGCCATGATTCCCGGCGAATACCAGATCCAGGACGGCGAGATCGAACTCAACGCCGGCCGCCGCACCCTGCGCGTGACTGTGGCCAATAGCGGCGACCGGCCAATCCAGGTCGGCTCGCACTTCCACTTCTTCGAAACCAACGACGCGCTGACGTTTGACCGTGCGCCGACCCGAGGCATGCGCCTGAATATCGCCGCCGGCACTGCGGTGCGCTTCGAGCCGGGCCAGTCGCGTGAAGTCGAGCTGGTCGAGCTGGCGGGTGACCGTCGCGTCTACGGTTTTGCCGGTCGCATCATGGGAGCGTTGTAATGAAGATTTCCCGCCAAGCCTACGCCGACATGTTCGGCCCCACCGTCGGCGACAAGGTGCGCCTGGCCGACACCAACCTGTGGATCGAGGTCGAAAAGGACTTCACCACCTACGGCGATGAAGTGAAGTTCGGCGGCGGCAAGGTGATCCGCGACGGCATGGGCCAGAGCCAGCTGTGCGCGGCGGACGTGGTCGACACGGTGATCACCAACGCGCTGATCATCGACCACTGGGGCATCGTCAAGGCCGACGTCGGCCTCAAGAACGGACGCATCGCCGCGATCGGCAAGGCTGGGAATCCGGACATCCAGCCGAACGTGACCATCGCCATCGGCGGCGCCAGCGAAGTGATCGCCGGCGAAGGCATGATCCTCACCGCTGGCGGCGTCGACACCCATATCCACTTCATCTGCCCGCAGCAGATCGAAGAAGCCTTGATGAGCGGCACCACCACCATGATCGGCGGCGGCACCGGGCCGGCCACCGGCACCTACGCCACCACCGTGACGCCGGGGCCGTGGCACATGGCGATGATGCTCAAGGCCGCCGACGCCTTCCCGATGAACATCGGCTTTACCGGCAAGGGCAACGTCTCGCTGCCCGAGCCGTTGATCGAACAGGTCAAGGCCGGCGCCATTGGTCTGAAGCTGCACGAAGACTGGGGCACCACGCCGGCGGCCATCGACAACTGCCTGAGCGTGGCCGATGAGTACGATGTGCAGGTGGCGATTCACACCGACACCCTGAATGAATCCGGCTTCGTCGAAACCACCCTGGGCGCCTTCAAGGGCCGCACCATCCACACCTACCACACCGAAGGTGCCGGCGGCGGCCATGCGCCGGATATCATCAAGGCCTGTGGCTTCCCTAACGTGCTGCCCAGCTCGACCAACCCGACCCGGCCGTTCACCAAGAACACCATCGACGAACACCTGGACATGCTGATGGTCTGCCACCACCTCGACCCAAGCATCGCCGAGGACGTCGCCTTTGCCGAAAGCCGCATCCGCCGCGAGACCATTGCTGCCGAAGACATCCTGCATGACCTCGGTGCGTTCAGCATGATCAGCTCCGACAGCCAGGCCATGGGCCGCGTCGGCGAAGTGATTACCCGCACCTGGCAGACCGCCGACAAGATGAAGCAGCAGCGCGGCCCGCTGCCTGAAGATCAGCCCGGTAACGACAATTTCCGCGTCAAGCGCTACATCGCCAAGTACACCATCAACCCGGCGATCACCCACGGCATCAGCCACGAAGTGGGCTCCATCGAAGTGGGCAAGTTCGCCGACCTGGTGCTCTGGCGTCCGGCGTTCTTCGGCGTGAAACCGACACTGATCCTCAAGGGTGGCGCCATCGCCGCCAGCCTGATGGGCGACGCCAATGCCTCGATCCCGACCCCGCAACCGGTGCACTACCGGCCGATGTTCGGCAGCTACGCCGGCATGCTGCATGCCACCAGCCTGACCTTTATCAGCCAGGCCGCCTTCGACGCCGGGGTGCCAGAACAGCTGGGGTTGCAGAAGCAGATCGGCGTGGTCAAAGGCTGCCGCACGGTGACCAAGGCCGATCTGATCCACAACGACTACCTGCCCGATATCGAGGTCGATCCGCAGAACTACCAGGTCAAGGCCGACGGCCAACTGCTCTGGTGCGAACCGTCCGAAGTGCTGCCGCTGGCGCAGCGTTACTTCCTGTTCTAAGAGTCTGTTTACGACTTTTTGTGCAGCGCCATAGCGGTGTGTAGAGACAAGTGCGGAGCGCTTTTGCCCCCCTCTCCCGTTTACGGGAGAGGGCTGGGGAGAGGGATACACCTAAAGACTTACTCGGAGATCGCGGTACCCGCGGCGCAGCCGAGTAATAACCTCGCCCAGGCTGCGGATCTTGGGCATCCCCCATGCCCGGCGCTATGCTGACGGCACTGTCCACGGCGACGTCCCATGCACCTGATCGACACCCACACCCACCTCGACTTCCCCGACTTCGCGGCCGACCGCAGCGAGCTGCTGGCGCGCAGCCGCAGCCGGGGCGTGGAGAAACTGGTGGTGCTCGGCGTGTACCAGGCCAACTGGCAGCGCCTGTGGCAGCTGGTGCAAAGTGACAGCGGCCTGTACGCCGCCTTCGGCCTGCACCCGCTCTACCTGGATCAGCACCGGCCCGAACACCTGAGCGAGCTGCGCGACTGGCTCGACCGCCTGGCCGCTCATCCGCAGCTGTGCGCAGTCGGCGAGTTCGGCCTGGACTACTTTCTCGAACAGCTCGACCGCTCGCGCCAGCAAACCCTGTTCGAGGCCCAACTGGCCCTGGCCGCCGAATACGAGCTACCGGCCCTGCTGCATGTGCGCCGCGCCCACGCACAGACCATCGCCACCCTCAAACGCTATCGACTCACACGGGGCGGCATCATCCATGCGTTCGCCGGCAGCTACGAGGAGGCCCGCGAATACCTCAAGCTGGGCTTCAGGCTCGGCCTCGGCGGTGCGCCGACCTGGCCACAGGCATTGCGCCTGCGCCAGGTAGTAGCCCGCCTGCCGCTGGATGCCATAGTGCTGGAGACCGACTCACCTGACATGGCGCCCGCCATGCACCCCAACCAACGCAACAGCCCGGAGTTCCTCCCCGATATCTGCAGCGCCCTGGCCGAGCTGCGCGGCATCAGTGCGCAGGAGCTGGCCAGCGCCAGCAGCCGCAACGCCGCCGAGCTATTCGGCTGGACACCAGCTTCGTAGCCCGGATGCAATCCGGGAGGGTGACTCACGCCGAGCCGCCGTCCCGGATTGCATCCGGGCTACAACACCCAACGACACGCTCCGAACACCCGCCTCCAGAAACAACAAGGCCCGCCAATGGGCGGGCCTTGTCGATTAGCACAGGTGATCAGACACGGAAGGCGCTGATCAGCTCCTTCAGCCGGCTGACCTGATCGGACAGCTGACGGCTGGCCTGCTCGGTCTGCACCGCGCCTTCGGCCGTGCGCTCGCCGGCCTGGTTGATCTCGACGATGTTCATGTCGATATCGTGGGCCACGGCGGTCTGCTGTTCGGCAGCGGCAGCAATTTGCTGGTTCTGATCGACGATCATGCCCACCGCGCCGAGGATATTCTCCAGCGCCTGCTGCACGTTGGCCGACTGGCTGACGGTGCTTTCCACCATCTGGTGGCTGCCGTTCATGGCCGTCACCGTGGCGCCAACACCATTTTGCAGGCGGCCAATCATCTGTTCGATCTCTTCGGTGGACTGGTGCGTACGTTTGGCCAGGTTGCGCACCTCGTCGGCGACCACGGCAAAGCCGCGACCCTGCTCACCGGCACGCGCCGCCTCGATGGCGGCGTTGAGCGCCAGCAGGTTGGTCTGTCCGGCGATGCCCTTGATCACTTCCAGCACCTGGCTGATCGACGCACTGTCGGCTGCCAGCTGGTTGATCACGCTGACCGACTGATCGATCTCGTTGGCCAGACGCTGGATGCTGCCAACCTGCGACTCGACCATAGCGCGGCCGTTGACCGTTTCGTTGTTGACGCTCTGCGCGCTTTCGACTGCGGCGGCGGCGCTGCGTGCCACTTCCTGAGCGGTGGCGGACATCTGGTTCATCGCCGTGGCAACCTGCTCGATCTGTCCGCGCTGGGCACTGACCGCCTGGCTACTTTCACCAGAAACCAGCTCGACGCGATCGGCCTGACGCTCGACTTCGGTGACGGTCTGGCCGACCAGTTCGATCAGGTCACGGATCTTCGCCACGGTGCCGTTGAACACCTGGCCCAGTTCGCCCAGCTCGTCCTGGCTCTTGACGTTGACCTTGACCGTCATGTCGCCAGCAGCGACCTGGCCCAGGGTATGACCAAAGCCTTTGAGGGTGGTGCGGGTGGAGACGTAGAAACCGCCATACAGGTAGCCGATCAGCAGGAACACCAGCACCAGCGCCACCACCAGCAGCACCATCTGCACGCGCTTGGCCTCCAAGCGCTGACTCAGCTCCTGGTCGAGGAAGCCCAGAACCGCATCGTTGAGCACATAGGTCTTGTCGATGCCCGCGGTCATCTGGTCAAAGAAGTCCTGCCAGGGCGCATCCAGGGTATCCGCCATGAGGATGCTGTCTTCCAGCTGAGTGCCGCCTTCGGTCAAGGCGTTGCGACTGGCTTCCGCCAGGCTGCTCAGGCTTTTCTGCGCCAGAGCATTGCCCTGGAAAGCGTTCTGGATCTTGAAACCGTATTCGGCATGCAGCTTTTCCAGCTCCAGCAACAGCTCGTCGAGTTTGGTGCTGTCGGAAGAGCCGAGGATGCCCTGGCCGAGTGAGTAGGAACCCAGCGCGCGTCCCTTGCTCAGGGCCTTGGTCACCGGTGGCGAGACACTGGTCATCAGTTCGACCATCTGCCTGACGCTCAGCTCGCTGTCCTGGCTGAGCCCGGACTGGCTGGCGACGAACTTGATGAACACTTCGGCATTATCCAGCGCCTTGACCACCAGACCGGCCTTGCTGCGCTGCGAAGACTCCTTGTCCACAGCCTCCAGGACCGCCTTGATGGCATCACGCTGGGCATTGAACTCCTCGACCTCTTTCGCCTTGCTGCTGCTCGGCTGCATGGCCTCCAGCGTGGCTTTGACACTCGACTCCAGGCCGTTGATCTGCGCCACCAGCTTTTCCGATTCACCGGACTGGCCGAGTACGGCATTGATCTCCATCAGGTCGTTGAGACGCTCCAGTTCCTGGCGCATCTTCAGGCTCTGCTTGAGCAGTTCGAGGCTCTGCAGTTCCGTACGGGTATCGACGAACTCGTTATAGGAATCGCGCACCAGATAAAAATTGGTGATCGACATGGGCAGGAAGAAAAGCACACTGATCAGGCTGAACTTCATGCCGAAGCTCATGCGGTTCATCAGCGCGATGGCGGGATACAACACGCTATTCACTAAACGTCTCCTGTTGCCATTATTGTTGTATGCCGATGGGGAGCAGACCGGCAAATGGAACGGCAAGGTACTGGTACAACTGAATCGTAGAAGCTGTTCATGACTTGAGGGGAACAATCGCTTGCATGCGCGGAAGTCAGCACACAACGGAGCAAGAACAGTTCCGGCCTGGGGCGACACTCAGGCAAGCGCACTCCCCTAGGCATGCTGTATACCGGATATCGACCTCAACCTCTGTAACTTAAGGTTAAGAATGCGCGCACAGTTTCGCTTCGGTATTGATTTGGGTGGCACCAAGACTGAAATCATCGCCCTGGAAGGCTCCGACGAACGGTTACGGCGCCGCCTGCCAACCCCGCAGGGCGATTACGCCGCCTGCCTGCAGACCATCGCGCAACTGGTCCGCCAAGCCGAGCATGACCTGGGCGGCAGCGGCACCGTCGGCATTGGCATCCCCGGTACGCGCTCGCCGGATCATGGGCGGATCAAGAACGCCAACTCGGTGTGCCTGATTGGCCAGGACCTGCAGGGCGACCTGGAGCAGCTGCTGCAACGCCCGATACGCCTGGCCAACGATGCCGACTGTTTTGCCCTGTCGGAAGCCAGCGATGGCGCGGGAGCCGGGGCCGACTGCGTATTCGGGGTGATCCTTGGCACAGGGGTGGGTGGCGGCATTGTGATCCATGGCCGCCTGCTCGGCGGACCGAACGCCATTGCCGGCGAATGGGGGCATAACACACTGCCCTGGCGCGCCCCGGCCGATGGCCCGTCCAGGCGCTGCTACTGCGGCCTGGATGACTGTATCGAAACCTTTCTCAGCGGTCCGGGCTGGGCCACTCGCAGCAACCTGGACCTGACAGCCGAGCAACTGGCCAGGGCCGCACAGGCTGGCGAACCTGCCGCACAACAAGCGCTACAGCGCTATTGCGAGCAACTGGCGCGCAGCCTGGCCTCGGTGATCAACATTCTCGACCCGCAGGTGATCGTGCTCGGCGGTGGCCTGTCGAACATTCAGGCACTGTATGAACAGGTGCCACCACTGCTGGTGCGCCATGTGTTCTCCGACCAGGTCAACACCCGCCTGCTGCCCGCCCGCCATGGCGACTCCAGCGGAGTGCGCGGCGCCGCCTGGCTATGGCCGTAAGAACCTGTTTACGATCTCCCGGCCGTCGGCCATACGGCGTTAAAAACAGCCTCGGAATGCTCATTTACAGCTCGTAAACTCCGCTTCCTCGGCTGTTTTTGCCTTGTCTGACTCTAGTCCAAAAGATCGTAAACAGGTTCGAAGGCTTTACAGCAACAGAATCCACACGGCAAACGCGGCGTACCAGAGCATCGCCGACCGCACCAGCAGCTGCCACAGCTCATCCAGGCTGTTGACGCCCGGCTCGCCAGCCTGCGGCTCAGGCAACTCGCTGGCGGCACGTCCGGCATTGACCAGCAACTGCTGCGCCGCCAGCTCCCAGCTCAGCAGATCATGCAACACGGCGCGGCTGACCGCGGCAAAGTTGCCGACCAGGGCAAAACTGGCGGCCAGCACCCGCACGGGCAGCCAGTCCAGGGCATGCCGCAACTGCCCGGCACGTTCGGCCAGATCAGCCTGGGTCGCGTGTTCGGCCGTCAGCGCCAGCAGCCGGTAAGCCAGCGGCACCAGCGGACCGAGCAGCGCGTACCAGAAGATCACCGCAAAGAAGCCCTGGTAGGCCTGCCACAACTCATAGCCCTGTACCCGCAGCAGCAATTCGGCCTCGCTATCGGCCGCAACGCCGAGATCACGCTCGGCCACATGCAGCGCGGCCTGGTCATCGCCCCGCCGCCAGGCATCGCGGAACGGCCCCAGCGCGGCCAGCACATCGCCACGCCCCAGGCTGTACACCAGCACCAGCAGATGCACCGGTAGCGCCAGCCAGCCATAGGCCACCGGCTGAAGGATCAGCAGCAAGCCGCCGAGCACCAGCAGCGGCAACGCCACCAGCACAGCCAGGGCAATCCAGGGCGCGCCCTGCTGGCTGATCTCGACTTTGGCCAACTGCTGCAGCCACAGACCATCCTGCTGAATACGCCGACGTCCGGCAGAGAACTTCTCAACCCAGAGCACCAGCAGCAGCACCAGAAAGTTCATCTACCGCTCTCCTTGGTCCAGCAGGGCCGCGCGCAGACGCGGCCAATCAAAATAGGGGCCCGGGTCGGTCTTGCGCCCCGGGGCGACATCGCTATGCCCGCAGATGCGCTCGATACCGAGCGCCGGGTAAGCCTGCAGTAGCTGGCGCGCCAGTATGGCCAGCGCCGCGTACTGGGCATCACTGAATGGCTGGTCGTCGGTACCTTCCAGCTCGATACCGAGGGAGAAATCATTGCAGTTCTCACGCCCTTCGAAGCTGGAAACGCCGGCATGCCAAGCCCGCTCATTACAGGAGACAAACTGGGTAACCGCCCCGTCACGCTCGATGAGGAAATGCGCCGAGACCTGCAGATGAGCTATGCCGGCGAAGTAGGGATGCTCATCGACCGGCAGCTGATTCTGAAAGAACTGCTGCACCTTGCCGGTGCCGAACTGGCCGGGCGGCAGACTGATGTTATGGATCACCAGCAGAGAAATCTCACCCTGCGGGCGCGCATTGCAATTCGTTGATGGGCAGTGCTGCGCATCGGCATACCAACCGCTGACGGGGTCCAGCTGCATAGGGGCTCCTTGACCAGTTTCGCCACTGTAGCAGATAGCACCGCGCGCCCCGAAAACGACAACGCCCGGCACAGGCCGGGCGTTACGGGCGCAGCACAGAACTCAGGCGTTCTTCAGTTTGCGCAGATTGCCAATCACCGACTCCAGGGCGCGATCGAACAACAGCGCATCATCGAGCATGCGAATCGCCGCACGCCGGAACTCCACGGCCAGGCCCATGCGGGTTTTCTCCAGCACCTTCATGCCGGTACGATTGACGAAGATGTACTTGCCAGTCGGCTTGATGATCGCCGCCAGCTTGCAGCGCAGTTTGTGCTCCTCGTCTTCCTGGATTTCCACCCAGCTGCCAACGCGCAGACTGTCGACCTGCAGCAGGGCCTGATCATCATCCGGCAAACTGGCCTCGGGCTCGCGCTCACGCACTTCACCCGGCGCCAGCAGCACGATTTCCTCGACCACCTCGACCATCGCCGGCGCTTCAACAACAGGCTCAGCAGCCGGCAGCTCAAGGAGAGGCGCCACCTCAACTGCGGACTCGGCCGACGCATCATCCGTCGGCAGAAATTGTTCGACTTCTACATCGGGCTCAGGCACGACGCGCTTGAAGCGCTGGAAAGCCTGCACATGCACGGACTCCAGCTGACTGAAGAACTCGCTGGTGACAAACGGATCGATGGCCGCACCGGCCAGCCCCTCGCGCAGGGCTTTCAGCAGATTCGGCACCAACTCCAGCAGGCGCACGCGATCTTCCGGCTCCTCATGCAGCTCAACGCTCCACACCAGATCATCCATCACCACTAGCGCCGCCTGCCACTCGGCAGACTCGCTGCCGTGCTTCAGACAGGTCAGCTGCAGAACCTTACTCCAGCCCTCTTGCAGCAAACGCACCACGACTTCCGGCAAGGTCTTGCCAAGCAGCCGGGCATTCAGCGCCTGCTCGACCTGCTGGCGCGCCAGCTCGGCCTTGGCACGACCCTCTTCGGCATCCCGCGTGCGCTGCTCCAACAGGTCACTGCGCCGGCGCTCATCGCCGGTAAAGGCCAAAAACTCGGCGAGCAGATCGGAAAAGATGGTCGGGTCATCGGTGAAGTCATTCAGCAGGCGCTGTACCACCTGGTCGATACGCTGATACAGGCTATCGCGCTGCGCATCATCCTGAGCACTCCAGCCGAGGGCGGCCGAGGCAATCTCGTTGAGCAGACGACGGGCCGGGTGACTGCCACGACTGAAGAAGGTCTTGTCCAGCACGGCGACCTTGAGCATGGGAATCTGCAGGCGCCCGATCAGCGCCTTCAGCGAGTCGGGCAAGGTGCGGTCGTCGAGGATGAACTCGAACAGCATCGACACCAGGTTGATCACATCCTCATCAATCTCGCCCACCACGCGCGCCTTGCCACTTTTGGCACTGGCACGGGTCAGCAACTGTTCGAGCTGGTTGCGCAGATCGAAGTCATCCGTACTTTGCCCGCTACCTGCCGGCAAGCGCTGCTGCATGTGCGACAGCAGGCGCATCAGATCATTACTGGAGATCGGCACGGCATCAGCAGGGGCCGCACGCCGCGGCATGGCAGCGCTGCCACGCACCTCGGCAAGCAACTCTTGCAGAACACCGAATACTTCCTGCACGCCTTCATCCGCATAGGCAGCGGCACTCGCCTCGCCCGCAGAGGCTTCACGCGCTGCGCGATTGCCGGGGGCCGTGCGCCCAGCTGTATTGCGTCGAGCCGGCGGCGCCGATTTGAGCTCCGGCAGCACACCCAACTCGACCAACTGCTGGTTGGCCGCGGCATACAGCTGATCGAGATCGGCCAGTACATATTTTTCGAAGAGCTTGAGCACGATCAGCTTGACGCGAATCTCCACGCCCAGGCCGGCACAAAGCGCCATGAACTGTTCGCAGAGTGCACGCGGCCCGAGAGGATTGCTCTTGTCCTCCAGCTTCTGGCTGATCAGCGTATTCAAGCGCGTGGTCAGATGAGTCAGGGCCACGCCATCGCGGCTGATCACGCGCGCGACCATGGCATCCAGCGCCACGGATTCCTCCAGCACATCATCCTGAACCAGAGAGAGACTCTCGAAGGATACCGTGCCCAACTGTGGCGCCGCCTTGCCGAGCTCATACTGATTGAGGGTGGCAAAGCTTTCAAAGATCTTCTGCAGGAAGCCACGCTCGATGGATTTGCGCTTCAGGCGTAAATCGCGCATGGCCTCGAAGAAGCCATTCTGTTCGGCGTTGCTGGCAGCACGGTCAGCCATCTCGAAGAGCGTGTCATCGGCATTATCGAACAGTGCCTGCAGCGCGAGCTTGAGCTGTTGCGCTGCCTTGTCGCGTACCTGAATTAGGGCCACGGGAAGCCTTCCTGCCTGCGAAGTTGGCGAGTGCTCAGGGGCAGCCTTGTTCAGGTGCACCACTTTCGCGTCGGTCTGCATTGCATGTCTCCCGCAGGTTGCCGATTCAGAGCAATCTGCCAACGATCAACTGGGCGCCATCCATGACGTCAAAGGCTTGGCGCCAAAGTTTATGGCCAACCTTATTATAGGGAGACATACAGGATGACCAAATACCCATTACTGCAGACATGACCTGCATCACAGCACAGGCAAGATGAACCCCCGGACGGTCATCCACTGCCGACCAGCGCACCTTATCTGTCTAGCAGATAGCCCGGAATTCTCCTGCATCCCACCTGCACCA
Encoded here:
- the ampD gene encoding 1,6-anhydro-N-acetylmuramyl-L-alanine amidase AmpD, with the translated sequence MQLDPVSGWYADAQHCPSTNCNARPQGEISLLVIHNISLPPGQFGTGKVQQFFQNQLPVDEHPYFAGIAHLQVSAHFLIERDGAVTQFVSCNERAWHAGVSSFEGRENCNDFSLGIELEGTDDQPFSDAQYAALAILARQLLQAYPALGIERICGHSDVAPGRKTDPGPYFDWPRLRAALLDQGER
- a CDS encoding DUF1631 domain-containing protein, which translates into the protein MQTDAKVVHLNKAAPEHSPTSQAGRLPVALIQVRDKAAQQLKLALQALFDNADDTLFEMADRAASNAEQNGFFEAMRDLRLKRKSIERGFLQKIFESFATLNQYELGKAAPQLGTVSFESLSLVQDDVLEESVALDAMVARVISRDGVALTHLTTRLNTLISQKLEDKSNPLGPRALCEQFMALCAGLGVEIRVKLIVLKLFEKYVLADLDQLYAAANQQLVELGVLPELKSAPPARRNTAGRTAPGNRAAREASAGEASAAAYADEGVQEVFGVLQELLAEVRGSAAMPRRAAPADAVPISSNDLMRLLSHMQQRLPAGSGQSTDDFDLRNQLEQLLTRASAKSGKARVVGEIDEDVINLVSMLFEFILDDRTLPDSLKALIGRLQIPMLKVAVLDKTFFSRGSHPARRLLNEIASAALGWSAQDDAQRDSLYQRIDQVVQRLLNDFTDDPTIFSDLLAEFLAFTGDERRRSDLLEQRTRDAEEGRAKAELARQQVEQALNARLLGKTLPEVVVRLLQEGWSKVLQLTCLKHGSESAEWQAALVVMDDLVWSVELHEEPEDRVRLLELVPNLLKALREGLAGAAIDPFVTSEFFSQLESVHVQAFQRFKRVVPEPDVEVEQFLPTDDASAESAVEVAPLLELPAAEPVVEAPAMVEVVEEIVLLAPGEVREREPEASLPDDDQALLQVDSLRVGSWVEIQEDEEHKLRCKLAAIIKPTGKYIFVNRTGMKVLEKTRMGLAVEFRRAAIRMLDDALLFDRALESVIGNLRKLKNA